From Vigna unguiculata cultivar IT97K-499-35 chromosome 5, ASM411807v1, whole genome shotgun sequence, the proteins below share one genomic window:
- the LOC114184262 gene encoding protein NRT1/ PTR FAMILY 7.3-like — MASFYFNKKEKMKGKMSRDDDVCTSDGAIDSRGHPAVRKRTGTWVTGILILVNQGLATLAFFGVGVNLVLFLTRVMGQDNADAANNVSKWTGTVYIFSLLGAFLSDSYWGRYITCAIFQLIFVIGLVLLSLSSHIFLLKPSGCGDKELLCGSHSSYQTAFFYVSIYLVALGNGGYQPNIATFGADQFDEGDPKEQLSKVAFFSYFYLALNLGSLFSNTVLDYFEDKGQWTLGFWASAASAAIALILFLCGTRRYRYFKPVGNPLPRVAQVFVAAAKKWKVKVSAQDKLYEVEESSPNGRRKLLHTQGFRFLDKAAFVTSKDLEQIEENKRSPWRLSTVTQVEEVKCVLRLLPIWLCTIMYSVVFAQMASLFVVQGDAMDTGIPGFNIPPASMSSFDILGVAFFIFIYRHALDPFVAKTMKSKLTELQRMGIGLVLAIMAMVSAGLVEKFRLKYAIKDCVKCDGSSSLSVFWQVPQYVLTGASEVFMYVPQLEFFNGQAPEGLKSFGSALCMTSISLGNYVSSLLVAIVMKISTKNDIPGWIPGNLNLGHLDRFFFLLAALTAVDLVVYIALAKWYKYVKFEGNQELQDIKKENREVIV, encoded by the exons ATGGCttctttctattttaataaaaag GAGAAAATGAAGGGAAAGATGAGCAGAGACGACGACGTTTGCACGTCAGATGGAGCTATTGATAGCCGTGGTCATCCTGCAGTTCGAAAAAGAACTGGTACTTGGGTTACTGGAATTTTGATTTTAG TGAATCAAGGTCTTGCAACGCTGGCATTCTTTGGAGTGGGAGTGAATCTGGTGTTGTTTTTGACGAGAGTGATGGGTCAAGACAATGCTGATGCAGCCAACAACGTGAGCAAGTGGACTGGCACAGTTtacattttctctcttcttgGAGCCTTCCTCAGTGACTCTTACTGGGGAAGGTACATTACCTGCGCCATCTTCCAACTCATATTTGTCATC GGTTTGGTTTTATTATCATTGTCATCTCACATCTTCCTACTGAAGCCGAGTGGTTGTGGTGACAAAGAATTACTGTGTGGATCACACTCATCATATCAAACGGCTTTCTTCTATGTTTCCATATACCTAGTTGCCTTGGGAAACGGAGGATATCAGCCTAACATAGCCACATTTGGGGCTGACCAATTCGATGAAGGAGATCCTAAGGAACAGCTTTCAAAAGTAGCATTCTTTAGCTACTTCTATTTGGCCTTGAACCTTGGCTCCCTCTTCTCAAACACCGTATTAGATTATTTTGAGGATAAGGGACAGTGGACTTTGGGATTCTGGGCATCAGCTGCTTCTGCTGCTATTGCATTGATTTTGTTCCTTTGTGGCACACGAAGGTACAGATACTTTAAACCTGTTGGAAACCCTCTACCTAGGGTTGCCCAGGTTTTTGTTGCTGCAGCAAAAAAATGGAAGGTCAAGGTATCAGCTCAAGATAAACTTTATGAGGTTGAAGAATCCTCACCCAATGGAAGGAGAAAATTGCTCCACACACAAGGATTTAG GTTCTTAGATAAAGCAGCATTTGTGACATCAAAAGATTTGGAGCAGATAGAAGAGAACAAACGCAGTCCATGGCGTCTATCCACTGTGACACAAGTAGAAGAAGTGAAATGCGTACTGAGACTACTCCCGATTTGGCTATGCACCATAATGTACTCGGTTGTTTTTGCTCAAATGGCATCACTATTTGTGGTGCAAGGAGATGCTATGGACACTGGAATTCCAGGTTTCAACATTCCTCCGGCGAGCATGTCCAGCTTCGACATATTAGGAGTGGcctttttcatcttcatttacAGGCACGCTCTTGACCCTTTTGTGGCGAAGACAATGAAATCGAAACTCACAGAGCTTCAGAGGATGGGGATTGGTCTGGTCCTTGCAATCATGGCCATGGTTTCAGCAGGGTTGGTGGAGAAATTCAGGCTGAAGTATGCAATAAAAGATTGTGTTAAATGCGATGGGTCAAGTTCACTGTCGGTGTTTTGGCAAGTGCCACAGTATGTACTCACAGGAGCATCAGAGGTTTTCATGTACGTGCCTCAGTTGGAGTTCTTCAACGGACAGGCACCAGAAGGATTGAAAAGCTTTGGCAGTGCACTGTGCATGACATCAATATCACTAGGAAACTACGTAAGTAGTTTGCTTGTTGCCATTGTCATGAAAATCTCCACCAAAAATGACATACCTGGATGGATACCTGGGAACCTAAACCTAGGACATTTGGACAGGTTCTTCTTTCTCTTAGCAGCACTAACAGCTGTTGATCTTGTTGTTTACATTGCATTGGCCAAGTGGtataaatatgtcaaatttgAAGGAAACCAGGAATTACAAGACATCAAGAAGGAAAATCGTGAGGTTATAGTGTAG